Within the Brassica napus cultivar Da-Ae chromosome A9 unlocalized genomic scaffold, Da-Ae chrA09_Random_21, whole genome shotgun sequence genome, the region ATCCTAGCAACCTCCTCCTTCCAATACACTATAAGACTGCGGAAATAGTTGTAACACGTGATTATTTATTAACCTCTTCGCTATATGGCCTTATGCTCTTCTATTGTTCCATGTGAGGTAGAATCGAGAAGAGAACAATATTGCACCACATCTTGAAACTCCCTCATTAGAGCTCACAGCATTTGAAGAGTGTTTATCAATGTTCAAAGTCTCATTAAAATCTCCTACAACCATCTACAGATTTTTCCAAATGATAGAAGAATCATAGTAGTTCCGGATGTCAGCCCATAAGTCTATTCTTTcgtcaatcttttttttttacattttgatGAAGAGATGATCTAAGCTGTCTCTCCTCGTGTTTCTCCGTTTGGATTTCTTCCTCCACGTTTTGACTGACTGACACAGGTTCAGTAGAAATTTCAATAAGTCTCTCTGTCTCTGTTTGTACTGCCAAACTATTTCCTTCTCCTTCACATTCATCATAGATCGCAAACGGCAAGGGAGAGCCAATAATTTTGCTTCATGCGGGTTTACTGACATTTGATCTACAACATTTTGTAGGGAGAGCCAACACGGGTGAACAAACCGTGTCTTCttgcatgttttttttatattcaagcAATCGAGTAGATCTAGGTCGTAATCTGAGCGTTAAGTTGAACAAATTGGTATCAGAATTCAGACTCAGCTCAGAGGAGGTCGCGATTGAAGAATCTAGGGTTTTTTGGAAGCAAGTGCTGACAGAATCTAAGGTTGATATCAGtaaatttactttaaaaatactAGTAAATACACATATTTTTTGTAGAGATATTCTCTTGTGTACTTTGTGTTACTATTCTTGCTAGCTCTCGCATTTACACATAGACTCTCTCTTATCTAAATCTACAAATCTCACATGAATAGCTGACATGCCaagttttataatttgtaaaaccTAACCTAATCATCCAAAGTAAAACGTAACTGAAGCGGTAAGAAGGGATTGAACTCAAACGAAAATATTCATTAGTAAATGATCAtcttttattagaatttttatttagtaCAACAAGCTCCTTATCTATGAAGCAAGTAGTAGAGATATGAAGATGATCATGATGGTGGGATAAAGTGTTTCATGCATCTGcgagcttcttcttctggttctgGAAGGAGAGGTTTGGGCGGCGGAAATATTGTTTGGCAGGGTTCTTATTGGTACCGTTAATAAAGCTTTGGTACCATTTGCCAGAGTCTTTGAGATTTCTATCATTGAGGTCTGTCCAGTTAACGTAACTAAGTCCGAATCTAACGGTAAAACCTTTGCAGAATTCATAATTATCTCCAAGAGCCCATGCAAAGTATCCTTTTATGTTGACACCCTTCTCCCTGGAAACAGGAAAAATCATAATTCAAAGCCTATGCATGATGATGACCATACATCAaattcaaaagagaaaaaaataaagtagcTTCCCCTCACCTGATGACCTTGCGGAGAAAACATAGATGACTGCAGAGATAATCGATCCGCTTGGAATCAGCAATAGCTTTGTCACGGTTTTCTTCACCGGGAGTACTAAATCCTAATTAGACCATCATGGTACATCAACAACTATACATTATTTGAAACACACATTTACTTAATTAATATGCAAAAAAGAGATGAGTAGTAGTCACCGTTCTCAGTGATATAGATCAAAGGGTTACTGTATTTGGTTTTGAAGTAGTCCATAACGTAATAGATGCCTTTTGGGTAGTAATAGGCATTCCCGTTTTTTTCGTCTTTAACGAACTGAGAAAAGGAAGCGTACATATTATACCCATTACCcataaacaagaaagaaaaaaaaatattgagaagTAACAGGGGTGGATCATGCACGTACCAGTGGACCAAGATTTTCACCACGTGAATTGTTATCTGTAAACCCAAGGATGAAATAATTGGTGGTCACTCACAATTTACatatatgttataattaaaaGGAGATATCTATATATAGAAAGGTTGTAACTATAAGAGGAAACAGAATGGTACATGTGAGCTTTGCGCCTGGGTCCATCATGGCAGTGTGATTTGCCCATGTAACTGGGTTAGGTTTTGCCTGGGCGTACTGAGTGGTGTAGTAGTTGAGACCAAGAAAATCATATGAACCCGCAACGAGTTCCGCTTCTGCTTCCGTGAAATTGGGAAGCCGACTACCCACAATTTCCCTCATGATGTCTGGGTATCTACCCTTTGTTAGCGGCTCCATGAACCTGGTCGACGTACATACGTATAAGAAAATCATTtcatttttgttgatatatacatacatatacgtTACCATCCCAAGAAGAATTCTTTCATCCTCTCAGCTGCATCTCTGCTGGCATCAGTCTCATCAAATGGAAGAAACCATCTGGTTATCATCACTGGTCCGATCTTCCCTTTTTGGAACTGTTGGTCACGGCATACGATAATGATATGATTAGATATAGTCATATACGTAAAGACTACACCTATTCACAAACCCACGTACTCTCACCTTATATTTTCTCCTGTAAACATCGACCGCCGCAGCATGAGCAAGAAGCTGGTTATGTGCAACTATATATGGTTCTGTTGAAGAATTCCCGCCGTAACATCTCTCATCAACCGCCGGAGAACATCGACCGGGTGCATCTGTTCCGATTGCATAGCCTCTCGTAGGCACTGTGTACAGCTGGTTGATCGTGATCCAGTTCTTCACCTTTCCACCAAATTCCTTGAAACATAGATCCGCATAGTCTCTAAAGTCATCTCTGTGCATAGCATAGAATCAAATCATTAACATGAGATCActtatgtatatatgtttttcttcttatatTCCTTGCTAAGAACGCGGCCCAAATGACATACATGACGGTGCGGTTCAAGAAACCTTCATACTCATCTTGCAGTGTTTGAGGAAGGTCCCAGTGATAGAGGGTAACAAAAGGGGTTATATTCTTAGCGATGAGGCCATCTAGAAGTTTGTGGTAGTATTCGATACCTCCTTTGTTCACTCCCCTACTCACCTTTCCTTCTGCTCATGTATACATATCATATATTTAATCTTCCCAACAATCACAATCAAATTACGAGAATTCTTTTGTATAAATAGATTGTTTATGTGTTCATACTTGGAATGATTCTTGACCAGGCAAATGAGAATCTGTAGCCAGTAGCATTGAGTTCGTCTATGATGTCTATATCTTTCTGCAGTTTACACACGCACTCGGATATCATTATATATAGTGAGGAAATGAGAAATTAACCTGCCATCTGGTATATGACTCAGTGAGGAACTAACCTGCCATCTCGTATATGACTCACAAGTAGTGTCTCCATTCCCATGATCGGATCCTCCCTTCTCTGATAGTAAACAGATACATTTTATACTAAGAATGATAAGAGttgtacatatgtatatatatgtaccaTGTAGATGATATACCTGGGTATCGGTGAGTGAAGCCATCCCAAACGTTAAGACCACGTCCTCTGCCCCCTTCCACCTACAATAATAAGAAACAACCATGCAACGTtggatttaatattttaaatggttTTCTACGTCAAAAATTGTTGATTTGTAACATGCCTGGTAAGCAGCAGAAGCAACACCGAATATGAAGTCTTTTGGGAAACTTTTACTGCTTAACTGATCAGTGTTTCCACATGTGAATGGCTCGTTCTCTCGGCATTCCTCAATAGCTTTGCAACTCACCACGGCAATTAGAAAACCTATCAAGGCTAGTCCATGAAGCTTCATGGTTAATAAGTAGATGTATGTGTTTGTGTTGGATGGAACCTTGTGCTAGTCTAGGGTTTATATAGCCTTTGTAAAGTAGTGTCACGtatacattttcttttcttcaataTCTTGATATTTTGGGAGAGGTTTGGTGGGGTGAATTCCGTGGGCTCAGTTACTTTAGCTGAATCAGTATCATCATTGTGATTGGTcgttatttttttgtaaagtttattttgtaaataacaaGGGACTATTATCTGAATAAAATGACAACCTTGTAAGTAGATTATCATATTTTAACAAATTACGAAAGggataaaaaattatgtaaagttTATTTTGTTGAATTAACTGttggattttttaaaatatataaccaTTTGGTACTTAAATATACCTTCAAATATATTAAAGGGCTTATTTGATTAgggatttgaaatttttaaaggATTTTAGATTTGATGGAATTTAGCTAAATTTATTTGGATGCAATGCAGTTCCTGGTTTAGCCTACAAACTCGGCTACCAAGTTTTCAGATTTCAGATGGTTATCTACCAAATCTCCTACATGAAAAATCAAgaacttataattaattaaccGATCTTAAACACATACTATATATTTCTATTGAGTAATGCAATTACCTTGGGGGTTTCAAATTTATTGCTACTTCTCATTAATGCATCATTTAACACTTTTGCATCATGAGCTGAACCTTCCCAACCAGTTGTAACATATTTGAACTGCAAATCAAAATTGCACGCAACTAGGACATTCATAGATAAAACTCTATTTCTGTTTTGATAACTAacagttttatttaattattactacAATAGCAGAAATATGTTCCATCAATAGCTCCAATACAATCctgaaaatataaatgaaactGTTAACggataaaaataaacaaatagatAAGACAATTTTTACATACTTTAAAGTAGGAATAAAATCTTTTGTTTCTCATGTTTGTAAAGGCAATGCAGTTCCTGGTTTAGCCTACAAACTTGGCCAATACTGTTTAACACCCTTTTATTAAACTCTGAATTGTTTCCAAACTTGATCTCTTGAATACATCTCGAGGGAGAATATATCTCTTACTGgccaacaataaaaaaaaatgtggcAAGCATTTCTTCAACCAAAATCCATCTTGTATTTCTTAAAGATGTCTAAGTCTGCACAAATCTAAAAAAACATCTGAATTTATATGATAACTCCAAAAATGTTCTGGATCgtccttttaaatattttgtataaattcaTTTCCACGTTTTGTAGTTGCCTTCTTAATCGGACATTGAATTTGTGAAAATAGACAATGTGCTAAAGATGATCAtattagcaaataaaaaaaggaaagtccTTTTGTATTTTTATCGACAACATCATAATATTTTCGAAGTTATTTTATTGATGCAAATGTTGGATTTAAAGAATAGAAACATTTGGTATCTAGTTTATGTTTAAATGAATTAACTATTTAATACACCAGAACATCAATAAaattaatgaatattttataaaattttaaactagtttttatagaaattataaaacaaaataaaaatacagaaaCTATTTCTAATCAACATCGTTGAAAAACTCGACCCTAGTCTCTCAAACCGCTTTATCCATTATTAATTCCCGGTCAGCTTGCTCCTCCAAAGTTGGTATgatgatattaatatttttacgtGTAATCTCTAAAGCTCGAGTAGCTGTCAAGTCTCTCCACATGTATGCCGAAAAACATATGGTTTACAAACATATGGATCAATCAATCCTCATTGATGAAATCTTGTTATGAGCATCTGTCAACTCCGTTCAGAGTTGAGCCGGAACATCACCTCAACGAACATAGGAAGAGGTTACCCTGGGAAAATCGTTGATTGATCCCAATCCTATTGTCCgtatttttaatacaaaataatataggaaaatattagtaataatattaatcaagtttaaagtatatatttgaGTGATTGTATACCTCTTCGCAAAACTTGTCTAATTTTGGTGTGGAAAAAGAACATGAGTACCATATTCAGACTGCTGAGAAATCTGTGTCTGATGCTCTTGGATCCGGGTCATGACgttgttgttgttctcgatcGATCTAGCATTAACGAAAGCTCCACTCCAGTTCTCGTGAGTGCCTTGAAAATCTGGAAAGGGAAGGAAGTTCGCCTTGCTTTTCGGCCtgaaatcaaaattaataaacattacggaaattttaaaaatatagatatgtaaatattaatttcaaaattaggaGTACTTACAATCTGTAAATGGACACATGCAGAAAGTGTTTCGCCGGATATTTGAGGCATAGGTTTATGACCACTCGGACCAACCGACAAATGTTATGTCAAGTGACGATGCAGCCACCTTGATCAAATGTGGGTCTATCTAGTAAAATAATAACCCATCCCAAACATATTTGCCTAACTATATGGGCTTTACGTCGTCTCCTTCCACTCATAGAAGGTTTTTGCAATTGCATGGGATATAGAAATTGCCACCAGTACAGATTGTTTCTTGTGTTTAATAATGAACAGTTAATTCTTTTAGTTGTTTCCCTATAAGATAAAAATGAGAGGGTCACATACTGTTACTTCGTTCTTGTACAAGGTCTTGTTTGTTCTGTATAGATGGTTCATTGGAAGATAGAGTCGATGATAGTTAAATCATTCCAGGTAGAGTATGGAAAGAATATGTCCTATCAATACAATATGGACATGTTAACCTTCTATGCAAGAAAGTTACTTATTGTTCACATAAGCACAAATCACATCGTAAAATTTCTTTTGACTGAGCAGAACATGCACACACCATTAAAGTATTACACCATAACTCATTCAACTCATGTATCAGAGGTTGGAGAAACATCAGTGACCGCTTTGGATGCATGTTTGGGACCATGGACTAGTAtactaagaaataaaactcTCTTCCATGTGCATATATGGGGAAAGATTGTAAGGCAACAAGATTATTGGCCACAATGAGTATTGTCTACTAGACTTTCCAAATGAACTAAATCAATTGGCGCATAGACTAATGTACACATTACAAAATGTTTTTGGCAAAATCAGGGTGtactatatt harbors:
- the LOC125594562 gene encoding myrosinase-like — encoded protein: MKLHGLALIGFLIAVVSCKAIEECRENEPFTCGNTDQLSSKSFPKDFIFGVASAAYQVEGGRGRGLNVWDGFTHRYPEKGGSDHGNGDTTCESYTRWQKDIDIIDELNATGYRFSFAWSRIIPKGKVSRGVNKGGIEYYHKLLDGLIAKNITPFVTLYHWDLPQTLQDEYEGFLNRTVIDDFRDYADLCFKEFGGKVKNWITINQLYTVPTRGYAIGTDAPGRCSPAVDERCYGGNSSTEPYIVAHNQLLAHAAAVDVYRRKYKFQKGKIGPVMITRWFLPFDETDASRDAAERMKEFFLGWFMEPLTKGRYPDIMREIVGSRLPNFTEAEAELVAGSYDFLGLNYYTTQYAQAKPNPVTWANHTAMMDPGAKLTYNNSRGENLGPLFVKDEKNGNAYYYPKGIYYVMDYFKTKYSNPLIYITENGFSTPGEENRDKAIADSKRIDYLCSHLCFLRKVIREKGVNIKGYFAWALGDNYEFCKGFTVRFGLSYVNWTDLNDRNLKDSGKWYQSFINGTNKNPAKQYFRRPNLSFQNQKKKLADA